From Anaerolineales bacterium, a single genomic window includes:
- a CDS encoding MoaD/ThiS family protein, whose product MTATLLLRSQQHEVRHGTTVRDALLRLDILPETVLPTREGELITDDVILQEGDVIRLIAVISGGDPTA is encoded by the coding sequence TTGACCGCAACGCTTCTCCTCCGCAGCCAGCAGCATGAAGTTCGCCATGGGACGACTGTGCGCGATGCCCTGCTGCGCCTGGACATCCTGCCGGAGACCGTCCTGCCGACCCGGGAGGGCGAACTCATCACGGACGATGTGATCCTTCAGGAAGGCGACGTCATCCGCCTGATCGCTGTCATCTCCGGTGGAGATCCGACGGCATGA